From the genome of Bacteroidota bacterium:
AAAAAGGAAGAAGTATGTGGGCACGTGTAAAAGGAAAAACTGAAAATGATCTGATGAAACTTCCTTTTAAAGGAGTTTATAATTTCCGTCCCGGTTTTATTAAACCTATCAAGGGACAAAAAAATGCCCTTCCCCTTACGCCTACCCTCGGATTGCTTTATCCAATCCTAAAACCATTATTCTCCAATTATCTGTGCAAACTCGAAGAAATTGGACATTCAATGATCCATTTGACAATGCATGGCTATTCCAAACAGATAATTGAAAATAACGATATTACAATTTTAGCAAAAAACTGACCTTTGCCTTTATAGTTCAGATGTGTTATGGCCTTCATTAATGAAACAGAAAATTTTATTATAGGTTTTTAATTATCCTTTGAAACAACAAAAGAACATAAGGTCAGAGAAAAAAAACAATTTACATCCCCGTAACAAGAACAACATACGCTACGATTTCCAATCTCTTATCAAGTTATATCCGGAACTCAAGCAATTTGTCTTTACAAATAGATATAAACACGAAACGGTCGATTTTGCAAATCCTGACGCTGTAAGAGTTCTCAACAAGGTATTGCTGCAACATTTTTATGGATTATCATATTGGGATATTCCAAAAAATTACCTATGTCCCCCTATTCCCGGCAGAGCGGATTACATTCATCACGTAGCAGATCTCTTAGCATCGTGCAACAACAATATCATTCCGCAAGGAAACTCAATAACCGCACTCGATATTGGTGTCGGTGCCAATTGTATCTATCCGATTATTGGAAACAAAGAATACGGATGGCGCTTTATCTGTTCCGATGTCGATCCTATCGCAATCGAATCTGCAAAGAAGATTGTTCACTCTAATCATTTTCCGGACGAATCCATTGAAATACGGCGGCAAGGAAATTTAAACCAAATGTTTCAGGGGATCGTTACCTCCGATGATCAATTTGATGTTACTATGTGTAATCCACCATTCCACTCCACTATGGGACAAGCCATGTCCGGAACTCTAAGAAAATGGAAGAATGTCACGCCAAAAAAAATGCCATCAACAGCACTTAACTTTGGCGGTCAGAG
Proteins encoded in this window:
- the rlmF gene encoding 23S rRNA (adenine(1618)-N(6))-methyltransferase RlmF, whose product is MKQQKNIRSEKKNNLHPRNKNNIRYDFQSLIKLYPELKQFVFTNRYKHETVDFANPDAVRVLNKVLLQHFYGLSYWDIPKNYLCPPIPGRADYIHHVADLLASCNNNIIPQGNSITALDIGVGANCIYPIIGNKEYGWRFICSDVDPIAIESAKKIVHSNHFPDESIEIRRQGNLNQMFQGIVTSDDQFDVTMCNPPFHSTMGQAMSGTLRKWKNVTPKKMPSTALNFGGQSHELIFPGGEEAFITSMIQESVQFAKQIFWFTSLVSKQSNLSKINKSFKMVVPVEVRTVEMAQGQKKSRFVAWTFLTNDEQQQWQREKWNIQHTLPQ